In the genome of Erpetoichthys calabaricus chromosome 18, fErpCal1.3, whole genome shotgun sequence, the window TGCTAATTAATTGTGTTAGgaaattttgcatttgtcttcatattgctcagttttgatattaacaaagaaaaaattagcCTTCATAATTGTTCAAAAATTTTCTTGTAGTGATACATCTCTGAAGAAGAATGCTACAAGCAAGCACTGAACTTTGGTTTCTGAGTTGGAACTTTATTGGCTTTTACACTTGCTTTCATTTTATGAGGGCAAACATTTtgctcatctttttccattttaagtCATACATAATGAGTTATTTAAAGACTAAGTCTTGATATTCAGGTTTGACAGCTTCATAGCCTGAAATAGTGAATTGCTTTTAAAAATGATGGTCCTTACGcatcagaaaaaagaaagcatatataaacattttcaaaactattGAGTATTGGGTCAGTGTGAAGCGATTTTGTGCTTATGGTACCAAGTTTTAAGTTTGGCAAGTATTGAAGGCCTAAGCACCCCACAGCGCTCTTTCTGCTATCAATTTTGTGTCTGTGCCATTGTGCTTGCAAATAGCAGAAAATTTTAAGGAAATTAGTTCCACACTCCTAAATGGTTCAATAGTAAATACCTTGCGAGATATGGGACTGTGAAGGGCTGGCATACTGAGATTTCTTCTGTTTGTTtagctgctttttaaaatttatataaccAAATTCAGTTTCTTTACACTAGTGTAATTTGTAATAAAATGGTAATTTTTTACATGGGTTCTTAATCTCAAAGCTGCAGagcatcatatactgtaaatacaaactgaaattattgtcCTATTTCCACCAGATTTCTCAGTGTAATTTGTAGAGTGCCACCTGCTTTGTTGACCTGCTTTATGGTCCTAAAAACTCTTCAAAGGCTGTTGTAGCTGAGAATTCAGTTAAAGAATTACAGACGTAACTTGAGTGCAGTGCTGTATGAtgcttttaattgatttttaacctTTTGAGGTCTTTGGATTATGCTGATTGCTATCAGTTATTTTAGATAGACCATGATCAAAGAAGAGATGATAAAGTGTGGAGAGGCAAGTGGGAAGCCATTAATAATGGAATGTTGAGAAGATATTTTTCTTTCCCGGGATTTGTGCAATTTTGCATGCCAATATACATGTCTGTTTGTGTATCTCCATGTGGAGGAATCTGGACAAAGATATAAGGCAGCTTTTGGGACCAAGACAAAATCTTACATGACTATAAAAGGCACCAGCATATTTCAGTGTCAGAAGTTCCTACCACAAATGTGTTTGTGAGGGCAAACTTTAGCATGTTGGAGAGATTTCCTTTGGTGTGTACTATCACATCAGGAGGTAATTTAGACCCCATAGGTAAAAACATTAGCCCTGCTGCAGGGTTTGAGGTTACCCACACTGCCATGGGGTGATGTCTTGTAGCCTTAGAGGCATACTGTGGAAGACCACCAATCTGGACCTCTCCAGTACACCTCTGTAATGAGGCTATCATACAGGAATCATTAGTGATGCTAGGCGGGTATCCATATGACACCAGAGACAGATGATGTCAGACAGGACCCTGAAGTGAGAAGGTGATTGGGGCGCAATATGAAAGAGCCTTGTAGCTTAGTAGCCAGGGTTTACTACTGTTCAGTTAGGCCCAGGGTGCAGAGATGTTTATATAACACTGTTGACAAGACATCTTTCTATAATGAACATCATTGTAAGATACATTTATACTTGTTACCGGTTTTTAACATGTGTACTAGTAGCTGAAATGACTTGCTCCAAGTCACACAGTATGTCAGCAGTGGGAGTCTGAGGATTATAGTCCTGTGTCTCCTATTGTTACGGTGTCACATGTCTAGAGCCTGCATGCTATATAATGGATATTTTGCTCCCTATTTAGTGGATTGTTGTGCAGTGGTACAGAGtgaaataattttgtttcttACACTAGTTGACTAGACTTAGTTTTTCTTAAACTTTCATCATTGGCAGTTTTATGCGATTTCTGTTATGGCTCTGGTAGAATGCTTTGTCTTTATTATAAGTGGCATTTATCTCAGAAAGGCATACATACCCGTTATCATGttaatcatgttaattttcacatttttttgtttttaaggttgAGTTGTAAATGCATCAGGAGTGTAGCTCCCAGAATGAAGAAGACAACAAGATCTGCTGTCACAACATCAAAGGGTGTGGGGATCAGTAAGACGCTGGTTCCAGAAAGAAGCAAGTCTGAAAGCTCTACAGCAGTAGCAGCTTTACCACCCAAGGCCAGCTCAAAGCCTAGTTCTGTTGCTCCACTGTCTAAGGTAACATCAATGGTGGtgttaaatttgcatgtttttcccaaAGGCATTAAACACATAATATCGTATATTGTTCAGGGATAGAGAAAATGTCGATGTTCTTTTTGCTGATTGTCAGCTGGGAATTGAAAGTTTCAGCAGAATGAGACCACATTTAACCTTGGAgattgatttttctggtttttcaATGCCGGCTCTGGctaaaatacttttgttttttttattctttttatttaggaTTATTTTTTCATACAGAAGTTATGTAGTTTTCTTGAgtgtatctgatttttttttttttttttttttcctatttcagaCAAAAAGTAGCGATGATCTGCTGGCAGGGATGGCTGGTGGCCTGCATGTAAATAACTCTAATAACATCAAGGTCAAGAAAAACGGCACTGTTGTCGGATCTTCTGCTCCCACAGCTCCTGGGGTGACAACTGAAAATAAGGCCAAGAACAGCACAGGTGATGAATCACATGAAATACATGATAATTTACTTAAGAGGATTAAGTCTTATTAAATAGCTTTCTTTTTCAATCAgtttgtgctgctgctttgtgaaataaaagcaGTATTACTAAAGTCAACTAATAAGGAATAATCTAAAGgtttgtaattttcatttatttaggtTCATATGCTAAACGAAGTTCTTCTCTCAGTGCGAAAGAGGTGAATTCCTCCAGAGACAGACAAAGGGATCGATCTCGAACTAGCACAAGCAAAAAGCTATCATCCACAACAACAGGAACAAATGATGTGACTCTTGCCAAACGCTCCCGCAGCCGTGTACTGGCAGAATCTGAGGCTCGAATGAGCAAGTCAAAATCGGATAGTCAGATTAATGACAAGGCAGCGCTAGAAGCCAAAGTTAAGGATCTTTTAGGTTTAGCAAAGAGTAAAGATGTTGAAATTTTGCATCTACGAAATGAACTTCGAGATATGCGGGCACAGTTAGGCTTGGCAGAGGAAGCCTCAGAAGAAGAGAAGGTTGATGAAAAGGAGGTTGTTCCCATCATTACTCAGGCAACAGATGTAGAATCCACTCTCTTACAGCTCCAGGACCAAAATAATGCCATCAGAGAAGAGCTCAACCAATTGAAAAATGAGAACCGCATGCTCAAGGACAGACTGAATGCTTTGGGGTTCTCTTTAGAGCAAAGACTTGACAACTCTGAGAAGATTTTTAGTTTCCAATCTCTTAGTCCAGACTTAACAACAGTTAATAGTCATAGTGATGGAGGTTGCCCCTTGACCTCCTCAGTTGAAGGTTCTACTCCTGGATCTATGGAGGACCTTTTGAGCCAAGATGAGAACACTTTAACAGAGAATCAACGTAGCAGTTCAGTGGATAATCTAGACAGTGAATCCAGTGAAGTTTATCAGCCAATCACTTCCAGTGATGATGCTCTAGATGCACCTTCTTGCTCCTCTTCCTCTGAGTCGGAAGGTATCCCAAGTCGGGACCGATCTCGCAAAGGCAGTAGTGGGAATGCAAGTGAGGTGTCTGTTGCCTGCTTGACAGAAAGAATTCACCAAATGGAGGAAAATCAGCATAGCACAGCCGAAGAGCTTCAGGCCACCTTACAGGAACTTGCAGACCTCCAGCAAATTACCCAGGAGCTGAATGCTGAGAATGAAAGACTTGGGGAAGAGAAAGTCATCCTGATGGATTCCCTTTGCCAGCAAAGCGACAAGTTGGAACACTATGGCCGGCAAATTGAATACTTTCGTAGCTTGTTAGATGAGCATCATATTTCCTATGTTATAGATGAAGACATAAAAAGTGGTCGTTATCTAGAGCTGGAGCAGCGCTACATGGAGCTTGCAGAAAATGCTCGTTTTGAAAGAGAACAACTTCTTGGAGTCCAGCAGCATCTGAGCAACACTTTAAAAATGGCAGAGCAGGACAATAAAGAGGCTCAAGAGATAATTGGGGCCTTGAAGGAAAGAAATCACCACATGGACCGCATCATAGAGTCTGAGCAAAAGGGCAAAGCAGTGCTCAGTGCTGCCCTGGAGGAGTATAAAAACACAGTTGCCAATGACCAATTAGAGCTGAACCGCTTCAAGGCACAGCTGGACCAGGAAAGGCAGAAAGTGGCTGAACTGTATTCCATCCACAACTCGGGAGACAAAAGTAATATTCAGGATTTGCTAGAAAATGTACGTCTGGACAAAGAGAAGGCAGAGGTTTTAGCTGCTAATCTGCAAGAGGAGCTCAGCCATACACGCAGTGAGGCCAACCGTCTGCAAGACAACATTGCCAAGGTAAGTTAATGAACCTGTTCATTAGTACCCTGGTAGCGATTGGACACTATATCTtcacataatgaaaatattaaagataTTTTGATATCAAGTTGATTTACAAAGTAATTAAAGAGGTTACAAACTATGAAATTCAACTTTTCAACTCCGTAGAAAGCTTCTGAAGATGATTGCAAGCTAGGAGTGCAAGGTTGATGACATTGCTGTTTGTAGCGGCATTTAGATGCTGCGGATTGTATTTCTTTGGCTCATTATCTGTAGTaatactgaaaatgaaattgcacttGTTTAAATCTTTCAAATGGTACAAATTAATGCTGACTTTTATCCAACAATAATTTCAGCCTATATCGATGGGTTCATAAGAGCTTCAAGACAACGATAATTAATGTACACTTTACGGAATCATGAACTTTTGTTCTGTACTTGCTTTAATTTAACAGGTGTAAGTGCAACAGGTGGGATAATACTCAACACTACTTAAGAGGGAGAATGTTCCTAAAGACTCATGAACAGTTAATACAGTTTTCAAGAGGTTCAGTGTTAATTCaataattcatttgttttattttaagaacCCATTTATTCCTTTACAGATTTGTCAGGCTGGAGTCTTAGCcaagtattaatttaaaatgacagcTTTCACTCACTGCAGGCTGCTCTTTGCACACCTTGACATGTATGCCTGAGAAATTTGTTAGTTAAACTAATCTGCTTGCTTTCTGGATATTGAATTACAGTGCTACCTTAAAATATTGTTTcttgcatttatttatgtatgataATAGTTCAGAGGTAAGGCTGCCAACTCTCTGGAAATGAGGGCATTTGGGttgaaaaatgaggacttttgaaGTCGCCTTTCCCAATGATGCCATAATACGCCGTTATACTGTCTTgtggttttttaaaatgatatgaacttttagtaacagtttatcactataattatgatatgatggccacaatcacagtcactggtaaactaataacccattaaatattttgaatatgtccaGCCTCTTAAATTgacagacttcattccttccattcttatttggatagcttaactgtcgtacacctgtttaaaaaaaaagggggtTTGAATGGGTTCTTGAGACAAAAAGAAGGATTTTATAGCTGGAAAAATGCTTCTAATTCTCCCAATGGCACGCAGTTCTTCTATGATACGGAAGCTTTCTGTAAGTAACCCCTATACATTCAAAAAATTTTCAACATGAACATTATAGacactgaaataattaaaaatctgaaaaaattaaaaaaacaactgagtCAATATCCACATTCATATTACATCTGTTCCCTGCTGTATACAGTTATGCAAAATGTGAGCAGGGCAGCCAACTCCTGTTAACgatcatccaaataatttttgcaaattacaaaattcattatttccattttatctTCGCACTACTCCAAACATGGTATTAAAATTATCTCCACCAAATGCAACACATTTCCTTTCCAGACCGTTTTTTCTGCCATGTTTCAAAAACATAGTCAGAAATAGTGCCTGCTGTTTCATCTGGCTTGCTATTTAATTCTATTAGTTTAACCTTTGAGCCACCATTTCTCCACTCGAAATAATGAACGTTTTCAGAGGCTCATGATTACTGGCATTAGTAGAAACTCCAAAAAACTGTGCATTCTGCAGAGACTTTAAAACTTCTTCAACAAAATGGACTGCTAAGACAAAATTAACTATTGGAAAGTTTAGTTTTTGCACAGGGTAAATAACCTTTTTGCAATTTCTGATTCAGAGCATATCAATCTTAATATTTCTACTGAACAGGACATTGAGTTATAGCTATGGGGATGTGTTACTATATGAAAAGCGAAGGTTCCTTCAGCAGCAGAAATACTTACATCAACCCTTTTAGTGGCATTTACTAAAGTCAGTCATCTTGCTGGAAGATTTTTGACATCTACTGTTCTTCAGATGCTTCTCTGAACTCATGTGAATGTCCAAATCACCTGAACCCTTATTGGAAACCGAAATGTAACTTCCTAGACCTCAAACAATGCATTCTGCCTCCTCATCTGTTCCACCCTTTCGAAAACAAGGTTATTTGTGAatttgcactttctttttggcATAATGGGTgttcctgaatttatgtaaattattatgaattatgaaaatattattaaattatttgaagaagtgacttaatacttgatcaactgataactaaaaagatattacatttatatgacagaataaatgtgattttttttttttttttttttttttttaattgaaactttaatagtttactcattcatttacaattataaattaatttttgaacaaCTGGtggtaatattttccattaaaatattacaaagcagtacttactgTCATTTAAATATGATGGACTGTATTTGGATGTATGAAATTTTTTGTTTAaccaagctgctgaaagaagaattgaaaataagatcttgcataaaaaacatgaaattgtaatttcgattttgaataaattcacgtaGTTACGGTGAATTGCGATTACAGATTAATTAAGGAAAtgaacaatatttaaaatgaactgtCTACTCACCAAGAAGATAATGCTGAACTCAAAGATGAAGTGAAAATGCCAAGTTGGACAGACAAAAGCAAAGAACTCAAAAGGTTGTTTCTATTCTTGTTAATTTCAGTGTTGTTTACTACCGGAATGCAAGTGAAGATTCCTTATTAGTCTCTGTTTCAAGTTCATGAATTGATAGTTGTttg includes:
- the specc1la gene encoding cytospin-A isoform X1 — its product is MCYSKKSVGESSRLSCKCIRSVAPRMKKTTRSAVTTSKGVGISKTLVPERSKSESSTAVAALPPKASSKPSSVAPLSKTKSSDDLLAGMAGGLHVNNSNNIKVKKNGTVVGSSAPTAPGVTTENKAKNSTGSYAKRSSSLSAKEVNSSRDRQRDRSRTSTSKKLSSTTTGTNDVTLAKRSRSRVLAESEARMSKSKSDSQINDKAALEAKVKDLLGLAKSKDVEILHLRNELRDMRAQLGLAEEASEEEKVDEKEVVPIITQATDVESTLLQLQDQNNAIREELNQLKNENRMLKDRLNALGFSLEQRLDNSEKIFSFQSLSPDLTTVNSHSDGGCPLTSSVEGSTPGSMEDLLSQDENTLTENQRSSSVDNLDSESSEVYQPITSSDDALDAPSCSSSSESEGIPSRDRSRKGSSGNASEVSVACLTERIHQMEENQHSTAEELQATLQELADLQQITQELNAENERLGEEKVILMDSLCQQSDKLEHYGRQIEYFRSLLDEHHISYVIDEDIKSGRYLELEQRYMELAENARFEREQLLGVQQHLSNTLKMAEQDNKEAQEIIGALKERNHHMDRIIESEQKGKAVLSAALEEYKNTVANDQLELNRFKAQLDQERQKVAELYSIHNSGDKSNIQDLLENVRLDKEKAEVLAANLQEELSHTRSEANRLQDNIAKIEAEYRVFQDEAKNQIADLKLSLDKLRSELDEKETEISDMKETIFELEDEVEQHRAVKLHDNLIISDLENSVKKLQDQKHDMEREIKILNRRLREESAEWRQFQADLQTAVVIANDIKSEAQEEIGDLRRRLQEAQEKNEKLSKELEEVKNRKQDEERGRVYNYMNAVERDLAALRQGMGLSRRSSTSSEPSPTVKTLIKSFDSASQVVPNVAAAAAAAAAAAAIPRTPLSPSPLKTPPAAAVSPMQRHSISGPISSPKPLSSLADKRTSYAEMNMPVSRRSSEEVKRDISVADSASTASLMAMGSASPQLSLSTSSPTASVTPTARSRLREERKDPLSALAREYGGSKRNALLKWCQRKTEGYQNIDITNFSSSWNDGLAFCAVLHTYLPAHIPYHELNNQDKRRNFTLAFQAAESVGIKSTLDINEMVRTERPDWQSVMTYVTAVYKYFET
- the specc1la gene encoding cytospin-A isoform X4; translated protein: MKKTTRSAVTTSKGVGISKTLVPERSKSESSTAVAALPPKASSKPSSVAPLSKTKSSDDLLAGMAGGLHVNNSNNIKVKKNGTVVGSSAPTAPGVTTENKAKNSTGSYAKRSSSLSAKEVNSSRDRQRDRSRTSTSKKLSSTTTGTNDVTLAKRSRSRVLAESEARMSKSKSDSQINDKAALEAKVKDLLGLAKSKDVEILHLRNELRDMRAQLGLAEEASEEEKVDEKEVVPIITQATDVESTLLQLQDQNNAIREELNQLKNENRMLKDRLNALGFSLEQRLDNSEKIFSFQSLSPDLTTVNSHSDGGCPLTSSVEGSTPGSMEDLLSQDENTLTENQRSSSVDNLDSESSEVYQPITSSDDALDAPSCSSSSESEGIPSRDRSRKGSSGNASEVSVACLTERIHQMEENQHSTAEELQATLQELADLQQITQELNAENERLGEEKVILMDSLCQQSDKLEHYGRQIEYFRSLLDEHHISYVIDEDIKSGRYLELEQRYMELAENARFEREQLLGVQQHLSNTLKMAEQDNKEAQEIIGALKERNHHMDRIIESEQKGKAVLSAALEEYKNTVANDQLELNRFKAQLDQERQKVAELYSIHNSGDKSNIQDLLENVRLDKEKAEVLAANLQEELSHTRSEANRLQDNIAKIEAEYRVFQDEAKNQIADLKLSLDKLRSELDEKETEISDMKETIFELEDEVEQHRAVKLHDNLIISDLENSVKKLQDQKHDMEREIKILNRRLREESAEWRQFQADLQTAVVIANDIKSEAQEEIGDLRRRLQEAQEKNEKLSKELEEVKNRKQDEERGRVYNYMNAVERDLAALRQGMGLSRRSSTSSEPSPTVKTLIKSFDSASQVVPNVAAAAAAAAAAAAIPRTPLSPSPLKTPPAAAVSPMQRHSISGPISSPKPLSSLADKRTSYAEMNMPVSRRSSEEVKRDISVADSASTASLMAMGSASPQLSLSTSSPTASVTPTARSRLREERKDPLSALAREYGGSKRNALLKWCQRKTEGYQNIDITNFSSSWNDGLAFCAVLHTYLPAHIPYHELNNQDKRRNFTLAFQAAESVGIKSTLDINEMVRTERPDWQSVMTYVTAVYKYFET
- the specc1la gene encoding cytospin-A isoform X5, whose product is MKKTTRSAVTTSKGVGISKTLVPERSKSESSTAVAALPPKASSKPSSVAPLSKTKSSDDLLAGMAGGLHVNNSNNIKVKKNGTVVGSSAPTAPGVTTENKAKNSTGSYAKRSSSLSAKEVNSSRDRQRDRSRTSTSKKLSSTTTGTNDVTLAKRSRSRVLAESEARMSKSKSDSQINDKAALEAKVKDLLGLAKSKDVEILHLRNELRDMRAQLGLAEEASEEEKVDEKEVVPIITQATDVESTLLQLQDQNNAIREELNQLKNENRMLKDRLNALGFSLEQRLDNSEKIFSFQSLSPDLTTVNSHSDGGCPLTSSVEGSTPGSMEDLLSQDENTLTENQRSSSVDNLDSESSEVYQPITSSDDALDAPSCSSSSESEGIPSRDRSRKGSSGNASEVSVACLTERIHQMEENQHSTAEELQATLQELADLQQITQELNAENERLGEEKVILMDSLCQQSDKLEHYGRQIEYFRSLLDEHHISYVIDEDIKSGRYLELEQRYMELAENARFEREQLLGVQQHLSNTLKMAEQDNKEAQEIIGALKERNHHMDRIIESEQKGKAVLSAALEEYKNTVANDQLELNRFKAQLDQERQKVAELYSIHNSGDKSNIQDLLENVRLDKEKAEVLAANLQEELSHTRSEANRLQDNIAKIEAEYRVFQDEAKNQIADLKLSLDKLRSELDEKETEISDMKETIFELEDEVEQHRAVKLHDNLIISDLENSVKKLQDQKHDMEREIKILNRRLREESAEWRQFQADLQTAVVIANDIKSEAQEEIGDLRRRLQEAQEKNEKLSKELEEVKNRKQDEERGRVYNYMNAVERDLAALRQGMGLSRRSSTSSEPSPTVKTLIKSFDSASQVVPNVAAAAAAAAAAAAIPRTPLSPSPLKTPPAAAVSPMQRHSISGPISSPKPLSSLADKRTSYAEMNMPVSRRSSEEVKRDISVADSASTASLMAMGSASPQLSLSTSSPTASVTPTARSRLREERKDPLSALAREYGGSKRNALLKWCQRKTEGYQNIDITNFSSSWNDGLAFCAVLHTYLPAHIPYHELNNQDKRRNFTLAFQAAESVGIKSTLDINEMVRTERPDWQSVMTYVTAVYKYFET
- the specc1la gene encoding cytospin-A isoform X3, producing the protein MCYSKKSVGESSRLSCKCIRSVAPRMKKTTRSAVTTSKGVGISKTLVPERSKSESSTAVAALPPKASSKPSSVAPLSKTKSSDDLLAGMAGGLHVNNSNNIKVKKNGTVVGSSAPTAPGVTTENKAKNSTGSYAKRSSSLSAKEVNSSRDRQRDRSRTSTSKKLSSTTTGTNDVTLAKRSRSRVLAESEARMSKSKSDSQINDKAALEAKVKDLLGLAKSKDVEILHLRNELRDMRAQLGLAEEASEEEKVDEKEVVPIITQATDVESTLLQLQDQNNAIREELNQLKNENRMLKDRLNALGFSLEQRLDNSEKIFSFQSLSPDLTTVNSHSDGGCPLTSSVEGSTPGSMEDLLSQDENTLTENQRSSSVDNLDSESSEVYQPITSSDDALDAPSCSSSSESEGIPSRDRSRKGSSGNASEVSVACLTERIHQMEENQHSTAEELQATLQELADLQQITQELNAENERLGEEKVILMDSLCQQSDKLEHYGRQIEYFRSLLDEHHISYVIDEDIKSGRYLELEQRYMELAENARFEREQLLGVQQHLSNTLKMAEQDNKEAQEIIGALKERNHHMDRIIESEQKGKAVLSAALEEYKNTVANDQLELNRFKAQLDQERQKVAELYSIHNSGDKSNIQDLLENVRLDKEKAEVLAANLQEELSHTRSEANRLQDNIAKIEAEYRVFQDEAKNQIADLKLSLDKLRSELDEKETEISDMKETIFELEDEVEQHRAVKLHDNLIISDLENSVKKLQDQKHDMEREIKILNRRLREESAEWRQFQADLQTAVVIANDIKSEAQEEIGDLRRRLQEAQEKNEKLSKELEEVKNRKQDEERGRVYNYMNAVERDLAALRQGMGLSRRSSTSSEPSPTVKTLIKSFDSASQVVPNVAAAAAAAAAAAAIPRTPLSPSPLKTPPAAAVSPMQRHSISGPISSPKPLSSLADKRTSYAEMNMPVSRRSSEEVKRDISVADSASTASLMAMGSASPQLSLSTSSPTASVTPTARSRLREERKDPLSALAREYGGSKRNALLKWCQRKTEGYQNIDITNFSSSWNDGLAFCAVLHTYLPAHIPYHELNNQDKRRNFTLAFQAAESVGIKSTLDINEMVRTERPDWQSVMTYVTAVYKYFET